One Bacillus sp. 1780r2a1 DNA segment encodes these proteins:
- a CDS encoding YybS family protein: MKGIRYITEGAALLALFVALLLFLLYIPVIGGFLTLALAVPFIVYTVRHGVKRSILFFIVSLLLTLLFGTVVTLPATMVFGISGIVIGYLYQQKKARYSVLLGGTIAFSLAFLLMFVLSSLLMNVNLISEMNNALNQSIDQSVDMMKSLGQTVTDEQIQQLEQTITTFKYLLPLFIVMLGVVCAFFSQLIAASVLKRLKHDIESFPPFRELQLPKSVIWYYLIVLILSFPSFNFEEGSFMFIAILNLAMALQMLVMLQGFSFIFYFSYQKGYSKAIPVIVTILAFILPILLQFVRILGIIDLGFNLRKRIGNVDK; the protein is encoded by the coding sequence GTGAAAGGGATTCGTTATATTACCGAAGGAGCAGCACTTTTAGCCCTTTTTGTAGCGCTGTTGTTGTTTCTCCTATACATACCGGTTATTGGTGGGTTTTTAACTCTTGCTCTTGCTGTACCGTTTATTGTTTATACAGTTAGACATGGTGTGAAAAGATCCATTCTGTTTTTTATTGTATCTTTATTGTTAACATTATTATTTGGGACAGTTGTAACATTACCAGCAACAATGGTTTTTGGTATAAGCGGTATTGTAATTGGCTACTTGTATCAACAGAAAAAAGCGCGATACAGCGTATTGTTAGGTGGAACCATTGCTTTTAGCCTTGCATTTTTGCTAATGTTTGTGCTATCAAGTTTGCTTATGAATGTTAACTTAATTAGTGAAATGAACAATGCGTTGAATCAGTCAATTGATCAAAGCGTTGATATGATGAAAAGTTTAGGACAAACCGTTACAGATGAACAGATTCAACAGTTGGAACAAACCATTACAACTTTTAAATATTTACTTCCACTGTTTATTGTCATGTTGGGGGTTGTTTGTGCCTTCTTTTCTCAGTTAATCGCTGCATCTGTATTAAAGCGTTTGAAGCATGATATTGAATCATTTCCACCATTTCGTGAACTGCAATTACCTAAAAGTGTAATTTGGTACTATTTAATTGTATTAATTTTATCATTTCCTTCATTTAATTTTGAAGAGGGATCATTTATGTTTATCGCCATCTTAAATTTAGCGATGGCCTTGCAAATGTTAGTCATGTTACAAGGATTTTCTTTTATCTTTTATTTTTCATATCAAAAAGGTTATTCGAAAGCAATTCCAGTGATTGTAACAATTTTGGCATTTATTCTGCCAATTCTCCTTCAATTTGTACGTATCTTAGGTATAATTGATTTAGGATTTAATTTACGTAAGCGTATTGGGAATGTGGATAAATAA
- the rpsR gene encoding 30S ribosomal protein S18, producing MAGGRKGGRNRRRKVCFFTANGITHIDYKDVDMLKKFVSERGKILPRRVTGTSAKYQRKLTIAIKRARQMALLPYVSGE from the coding sequence ATGGCAGGTGGACGTAAAGGTGGACGTAACAGACGTCGTAAAGTTTGTTTCTTCACAGCAAACGGCATCACTCACATCGACTACAAAGATGTAGATATGCTTAAAAAATTCGTTTCAGAGCGTGGTAAAATTTTACCTCGTCGTGTAACTGGAACAAGCGCTAAATACCAACGTAAATTAACGATCGCTATCAAACGCGCTCGTCAAATGGCATTATTACCATATGTTTCAGGTGAATAA
- the ssb gene encoding single-stranded DNA-binding protein yields MMNRVILVGRLTKDPELRYTPNGAAVATFTLAVNRAFTNQQGEREADFINCVVWRRPAENVANFLKKGSLAGVDGRLQSRSYEGQDGRRVYVTEVVAESVQFLEPKSGGGDMQRNNFANTGGSGQGSPFGDNQNRNSGNQGYTRVDNDPFANNGETIDISDDDLPF; encoded by the coding sequence ATGATGAATCGCGTAATTCTCGTAGGACGCTTGACGAAAGATCCTGAATTACGTTATACCCCCAATGGAGCTGCAGTTGCAACATTCACACTAGCAGTCAACCGCGCATTTACAAATCAACAGGGTGAACGTGAGGCAGACTTTATTAACTGTGTCGTATGGCGTCGTCCTGCTGAAAATGTAGCAAACTTTTTGAAAAAGGGTAGTTTAGCTGGTGTTGATGGACGTTTACAGTCTCGTAGTTATGAAGGACAAGACGGTCGTCGAGTTTATGTAACAGAGGTTGTGGCAGAAAGTGTGCAATTCTTAGAACCAAAAAGTGGTGGCGGGGATATGCAACGCAATAACTTTGCTAACACTGGTGGATCTGGACAAGGCTCTCCATTTGGAGATAATCAGAACCGTAACTCAGGTAATCAAGGTTATACTCGCGTTGATAATGATCCATTTGCAAATAATGGTGAAACAATCGACATCTCTGATGATGACTTACCATTCTAA
- the rpsF gene encoding 30S ribosomal protein S6: MRKYEVMYIIRPNIDDEAKKALVERFNGVLTDNGAEVANVKEWGKRRLAYEINDFRDGYYMILDVAATSEAVSEFDRLAKINEDIIRHIVVKQEA; encoded by the coding sequence ATGAGAAAGTATGAAGTAATGTACATCATCCGTCCAAACATTGATGACGAAGCAAAAAAAGCATTAGTTGAGCGCTTTAACGGTGTTTTAACTGACAATGGTGCAGAAGTTGCAAACGTTAAAGAATGGGGTAAACGTCGTTTAGCTTATGAAATCAACGATTTCCGCGATGGTTACTACATGATTCTTGACGTAGCAGCGACTTCAGAAGCAGTTTCTGAGTTTGATCGTCTTGCTAAGATCAACGAAGACATTATCCGTCATATCGTTGTTAAACAAGAAGCTTAA
- the ychF gene encoding redox-regulated ATPase YchF, giving the protein MALTAGIVGLPNVGKSTLFNAITQAGAESANYPFCTIDPNVGIVEVPDERLDKLTELVKPKKTVPTAFEFTDIAGIVKGASKGEGLGNKFLSHIREVDAICHVVRCFEDENITHVSGKVDPISDIETINLELILADLETVDKRIGRVQKMAKQKDKEAMYEYEILEKLKEAFEAGQPARSVSFTDEQLKLAKQLHLLTIKPILYVANVSEDEVADASSNQYVAKVREYAKEEGAEVIVVCARIESEIVELEGEEKEMFLEELGIEQSGLDQLIRATYDLLGLATYFTAGEQEVRAWTFKTGMKAPECAGIIHTDFERGFIRAETVSYEDLLAAGTMGAAREAGKVRLEGKEYIVKDGDVMHFRFNV; this is encoded by the coding sequence ATGGCTTTAACAGCTGGAATTGTTGGTCTTCCGAACGTAGGAAAATCAACTTTATTTAATGCAATTACACAAGCGGGAGCAGAGTCTGCTAACTACCCTTTCTGTACAATTGATCCGAATGTTGGGATTGTAGAAGTTCCTGACGAGCGTTTAGATAAACTTACTGAGCTTGTAAAACCTAAGAAGACAGTTCCAACAGCATTTGAATTTACAGATATTGCAGGAATTGTAAAAGGTGCGAGTAAAGGTGAAGGATTAGGAAATAAATTTTTATCTCATATTCGTGAAGTAGATGCAATTTGTCACGTAGTGCGTTGCTTCGAAGATGAAAATATCACTCACGTTTCGGGGAAAGTAGATCCTATCTCAGATATTGAGACAATTAATTTAGAGCTAATCCTAGCTGACTTAGAAACTGTGGACAAGCGTATTGGCCGTGTTCAAAAGATGGCGAAACAAAAAGATAAAGAAGCAATGTACGAATATGAAATCTTAGAAAAGCTAAAAGAAGCGTTTGAAGCTGGACAACCTGCGCGTTCTGTTTCATTTACTGATGAGCAATTAAAGCTTGCTAAGCAGCTACACCTTTTAACAATTAAACCAATTCTGTATGTAGCGAACGTATCAGAAGATGAGGTAGCGGATGCGTCATCAAATCAATATGTAGCAAAAGTACGTGAATATGCGAAAGAAGAAGGCGCAGAAGTAATTGTAGTTTGTGCTCGTATTGAATCTGAAATTGTTGAGCTTGAAGGTGAGGAAAAAGAAATGTTCCTTGAAGAGCTTGGAATTGAGCAATCAGGTTTAGACCAACTAATTCGTGCCACTTATGATTTATTAGGTCTTGCAACATACTTCACAGCTGGTGAGCAAGAAGTACGCGCATGGACGTTCAAAACAGGTATGAAGGCACCTGAATGTGCTGGTATTATTCATACAGACTTTGAGCGTGGATTCATCCGTGCTGAAACGGTATCTTATGAAGATTTATTAGCAGCTGGAACAATGGGAGCTGCACGTGAAGCAGGAAAAGTTCGTCTTGAAGGAAAAGAATACATCGTTAAAGATGGCGATGTTATGCATTTTAGATTCAACGTATAA